The Armatimonadia bacterium DNA segment CGACATCATCTACCACGACAACTCCAGCCTGTCCTATGTCTGGCCGCAGATAGGTTCCTTTCACCTTACCAAGGGGCCGCTGGACCAGGGAAGCCCAGACCCTTCGAACGCACTCATCACCCAGTACGGCTGGCTGAGCAATACAGGCGGAGGCTACTCCTACCTGAACACCTACCTTTACGGCAGCGGGAGCGCAACCGTAGCGTCGAACGGAAGCATCGTCGCTTTCAACTCCGGCGACCTCATTGGGCCTTCGTCCTTCGTCGGCGGGTTCAACGGCGGGCTAGCGGCATACCACTCGTTCTACTACGGAGTTCCCAACGGTGGTTACGCAGACATCGGTGACGGAGCCCGGCAGTTCGGCGGCGTGCAGTACACCGACGGAGGCGGAGCGACGCACTACGGCTGGTTCGATGTGCTGTGGAATAATGGGGCCAGCCGCTTCGACGTCTACGGGTGGGCCTACGAAACCAATGCCGACACCCCCATCGTTGCCGGCAAGACCAAGAGCGACCCGGTTCCCGAGCCCGGAACCCTCGCGACCCTGGCCCTGGGTGCCGCAGCACTGGTAGTCCTCAAGCGCAAGCGCCGACGTAACAACGCCGAAGAGACCGAGTAGCCCAACACCAACTGACCTGCACCGTGTTCGCCTGGGGACCGTCACGGGTCCTCAGGCGTTTTTGTGTGCCTCAGAGCGGAGCGAACACGTGACACACCCTGCAAAGCGAGTTCTGATCGTCGGCTGGGACGGAGCCGACTGGCGCATCCTCGGCCCACTGCTTGAGAAGGGCCTCATGCCCAACCTGCAGGCGATGGTCGAGAACGGAGTGATGGGGAATCTGTCCTCGCTGCAGCCCATGCTCTCCCCCATGCTCTGGACCTCGATCGCCACCGGCAAACATGCCG contains these protein-coding regions:
- a CDS encoding PEP-CTERM sorting domain-containing protein, which translates into the protein MSNAELRSVTQRRKLAALAGGAGLAASLLGGSTAAYADIIYHDNSSLSYVWPQIGSFHLTKGPLDQGSPDPSNALITQYGWLSNTGGGYSYLNTYLYGSGSATVASNGSIVAFNSGDLIGPSSFVGGFNGGLAAYHSFYYGVPNGGYADIGDGARQFGGVQYTDGGGATHYGWFDVLWNNGASRFDVYGWAYETNADTPIVAGKTKSDPVPEPGTLATLALGAAALVVLKRKRRRNNAEETE